One Thermosphaera aggregans DNA segment encodes these proteins:
- a CDS encoding PfkB family carbohydrate kinase, with protein sequence MRKYVREWVKQGLTEEICIYGNPTLDIIEDDRGIRWSYGGGVYYTSLPLIARGFKLKVYSTVSHPIINHPVYKHVIPLQYSTRYNVFHIRYYGKGSRTLALLQEAPPLYNWNMSEDLCVSIVNPVYREILPSFLKQLSNRSTILVGDIQGFLRLRKNHSILLSPDKQVFESVKMLQLIHMDVEEARALTGEENTKNLSLKLQSVLKDQIVIVTNGPFNILLIYAGNIEEIHHVGESYPDTTGAGDFFLGSLTYYYLVTNDIVESIFKSIVATEKWLVKKGFIAANHLVENTVQSSAKDML encoded by the coding sequence TTGAGGAAATACGTAAGAGAATGGGTGAAGCAAGGTCTGACTGAGGAAATATGCATATATGGTAACCCGACGCTGGATATTATTGAGGATGATCGGGGAATAAGATGGAGCTATGGTGGAGGCGTATACTACACTAGCCTACCTCTAATTGCGAGAGGCTTTAAATTAAAAGTCTACTCCACAGTATCTCACCCGATCATAAATCACCCCGTGTATAAGCACGTTATTCCTTTACAATACTCCACCAGGTATAATGTTTTCCATATAAGATACTATGGAAAAGGCTCGAGAACTTTGGCTCTCTTACAGGAAGCCCCACCTCTGTACAACTGGAACATGAGCGAAGACTTGTGCGTCAGCATAGTGAACCCTGTCTACAGGGAAATCCTCCCTAGCTTTTTAAAGCAGTTATCGAACAGGTCAACAATTCTCGTAGGGGATATTCAAGGATTCTTGAGATTAAGGAAAAACCATTCAATACTATTGTCTCCGGACAAGCAGGTGTTTGAATCTGTGAAAATGCTGCAGCTTATTCACATGGATGTTGAGGAGGCAAGGGCGTTAACAGGTGAGGAGAATACAAAAAATTTATCTCTCAAGCTTCAGAGTGTTTTGAAAGATCAGATTGTAATAGTGACGAATGGTCCTTTCAACATTCTTCTCATTTATGCTGGAAACATTGAGGAAATACATCATGTTGGGGAATCGTACCCGGATACTACGGGAGCAGGCGATTTCTTCTTGGGTTCCTTAACATACTACTATCTAGTAACAAACGATATTGTTGAATCTATTTTTAAGAGCATTGTGGCCACTGAGAAGTGGTTGGTGAAAAAAGGCTTCATCGCCGCCAACCACCTGGTTGAAAACACTGTTCAAAGTTCGGCTAAAGATATGTTATGA
- the serS gene encoding serine--tRNA ligase: MSWSILTLLRENPEMLKEHVRKRFMDESIVDEAFRLDQEWRKLLTEVQELRHKHNVISREVSKAPAELKEELLKQAKQLLSQLEVFEAKLRELEALREDALRRLPNTVHESVPIGPDDSYNVPIRFWGRPKVWREYVEQFKQQTEKYGFKVDYVEIDWKPVGHADMLENVLKLGDTLKAGEVAGSRFYYLFNDIVFLDLALLMYAIDYLTSKGYTLVLPPYMLRHEVMSGVIDLATFKDAIYKIEGEDLYLIATAEHSLAALHYNEDLEEEALPLKYAGISPCFRKEAGAGSRDLKGIFRVHQFHKIEQYVYAKPEESWDLMEELIGNAEELFKGLELPYRIVNIASGDLGAPAAKKYDLETWMPAQGLFREMVSCSNTTDWQSYRLRTRLIRRKGMVKEYVHTLNSTAIASTRTITAILENHQQEDGTVYIPRVLRKYLEVFKAAPKDYLHPVKKENVK; this comes from the coding sequence TTGTCGTGGAGTATTTTAACATTACTTCGTGAAAACCCTGAGATGCTGAAGGAGCATGTGAGAAAACGATTCATGGATGAATCTATCGTGGACGAGGCTTTCAGGCTTGACCAGGAATGGAGAAAACTCTTAACCGAGGTACAAGAACTCAGGCATAAGCACAACGTAATAAGCAGGGAAGTTTCTAAAGCCCCGGCCGAGTTAAAAGAGGAATTGCTTAAACAGGCTAAACAGCTGTTGAGCCAGCTGGAAGTATTTGAGGCAAAGCTCAGGGAGCTGGAAGCCCTGAGGGAGGATGCTTTGAGAAGGCTTCCAAACACTGTACACGAGAGCGTTCCCATAGGTCCTGACGACTCATACAACGTCCCGATAAGGTTTTGGGGTAGGCCAAAAGTATGGAGAGAATATGTTGAACAGTTTAAGCAACAGACGGAGAAGTATGGTTTTAAAGTTGACTACGTCGAGATAGATTGGAAACCGGTTGGGCATGCCGACATGCTGGAGAATGTGTTAAAGCTGGGCGATACATTAAAAGCAGGAGAGGTTGCTGGAAGCAGGTTCTACTACTTGTTCAACGATATAGTGTTTCTGGACCTAGCCCTTCTAATGTACGCTATAGACTACTTGACTAGCAAGGGATACACCCTAGTTCTACCCCCGTATATGCTACGCCACGAGGTCATGTCCGGCGTAATAGATTTAGCAACATTTAAAGATGCGATCTATAAGATAGAAGGGGAAGACTTATATTTGATTGCTACAGCAGAACACTCCCTTGCCGCACTCCACTACAATGAGGATTTAGAGGAAGAAGCCCTACCATTGAAATATGCCGGGATAAGCCCGTGTTTTAGGAAGGAGGCTGGAGCGGGAAGCCGGGATTTAAAAGGGATATTCAGAGTGCACCAGTTCCATAAGATAGAGCAGTATGTCTACGCTAAACCCGAGGAGAGCTGGGATTTAATGGAGGAGCTCATAGGGAATGCGGAGGAGTTGTTCAAGGGTTTAGAGCTCCCCTATAGAATCGTGAATATTGCAAGCGGGGATTTAGGAGCACCAGCCGCAAAGAAGTATGACCTGGAGACCTGGATGCCTGCGCAGGGATTGTTCAGAGAAATGGTGAGCTGTAGCAACACCACTGATTGGCAGTCCTATAGGTTGAGGACAAGGCTCATAAGGCGGAAAGGAATGGTTAAAGAATATGTTCACACACTTAACAGTACCGCAATCGCCAGTACTAGAACCATCACAGCCATACTTGAGAATCACCAGCAGGAAGACGGGACAGTTTACATACCAAGGGTTCTGAGGAAATACCTAGAAGTCTTCAAAGCCGCTCCAAAAGACTATCTGCACCCTGTTAAGAAGGAGAATGTTAAATAA
- a CDS encoding metal-sulfur cluster assembly factor has protein sequence MENQDLKEKIIKVLETIMDPEIGIDIYNLGLIYNIEIVDEKKVKIDMGLTTMFCPLATTLPLMVIDQLKEVLNMDADINIVYEPAWTPLRMTPKGREMFKEKFGYDIVEQYEKTLNPRQE, from the coding sequence TTGGAAAACCAGGATTTGAAAGAGAAAATAATCAAGGTCCTAGAAACAATTATGGACCCTGAAATAGGCATAGACATCTATAACCTAGGATTGATTTACAATATTGAAATAGTCGATGAGAAAAAGGTTAAAATAGACATGGGTTTAACTACGATGTTCTGCCCATTAGCAACAACCCTCCCGCTCATGGTTATTGATCAGCTGAAGGAGGTGTTAAACATGGATGCCGACATAAACATAGTATACGAACCGGCTTGGACGCCCTTGAGAATGACTCCTAAAGGAAGAGAGATGTTCAAGGAGAAATTCGGCTACGACATTGTAGAACAGTATGAGAAAACACTTAACCCCCGCCAGGAGTGA
- a CDS encoding ribose 1,5-bisphosphate isomerase, translating to MTEQGIPPKVLEIAEGIKTMRIRGAGKIARAAAEALKIAALEYGGVKEVAPFKRYMGKVADLLIATRPTAVSLPNAVMYVLSSLHRANPGTFEDAVNTVVLTAEKFIEESINAVKVISETAARRIRENSIILTHCHSSVAVSAITEAYKLGRVVKVYSTETRPFYQGRITAKQLLENGVPVVQIPDSAVRYVMHEVDHVVIGADTVASNGAVVNKIGTSQVALAAKEARVRVYVVAETYKFSPTTLIGEPVPIEFRDPTEVVPDSWLQKHPRIKVLNPSFDVTPPEYIDAIITEIGVIPPQAAILVLMERLGWALDKIKQGGLTKIKFEDYTE from the coding sequence ATGACGGAGCAGGGGATTCCTCCAAAAGTTCTCGAAATAGCGGAAGGAATCAAAACTATGCGGATAAGAGGCGCGGGGAAGATCGCCCGGGCCGCAGCAGAGGCGTTGAAAATTGCGGCACTGGAATACGGCGGCGTCAAAGAGGTTGCTCCTTTCAAGAGATATATGGGAAAAGTGGCTGACTTACTAATAGCTACCCGACCAACCGCGGTGAGCCTTCCGAACGCTGTGATGTATGTTTTAAGCTCTTTACACAGGGCTAATCCTGGAACATTTGAGGATGCCGTGAACACAGTAGTGCTCACTGCCGAAAAATTCATTGAAGAAAGCATCAACGCTGTGAAGGTTATAAGTGAAACCGCCGCGAGAAGAATAAGAGAAAATTCAATCATCCTTACCCACTGCCACAGCTCTGTTGCTGTTAGCGCGATCACTGAGGCCTACAAGCTGGGAAGAGTAGTGAAAGTATACAGCACTGAAACCCGTCCCTTCTACCAAGGCAGGATAACCGCTAAGCAGTTGCTTGAAAATGGAGTGCCAGTCGTCCAGATACCGGATAGCGCTGTAAGATACGTGATGCACGAAGTCGACCACGTGGTCATAGGTGCAGACACCGTGGCAAGCAACGGAGCCGTTGTAAACAAGATTGGGACAAGCCAGGTAGCGCTCGCGGCTAAGGAAGCAAGGGTGAGGGTTTACGTCGTGGCCGAAACCTACAAGTTCTCTCCCACTACATTGATTGGGGAACCCGTTCCAATAGAATTCAGGGATCCAACCGAGGTAGTCCCCGATTCATGGCTTCAAAAACATCCCAGGATTAAGGTATTGAATCCTTCATTCGATGTAACGCCTCCGGAATACATTGATGCTATAATAACTGAGATAGGGGTGATACCTCCGCAAGCAGCAATACTCGTGCTTATGGAGAGATTAGGTTGGGCTTTAGATAAGATTAAACAGGGTGGATTAACAAAGATTAAGTTTGAAGACTACACGGAGTAG
- a CDS encoding initiation factor 2B produces the protein MSFLERELIKHGFKQRYTGSEIVFATLDALKEYSVSSDEKSFAKHLLNTYEKIIAERPASAGVLNILRVVIESFLKTGLQTIPNLITDLKSGYEKALWAAAEVACKRVSKGDVLMTSSNSLAVRRFFAKLREENIEVEVYVPESRPGLEGLLLAEYLEELGFNVNLIVDSAMRYFMKNVDKVFLGAEAVAANGAVVSKAGSSLMALAAKEARVRVYVIAPLLKFSFESVYGEMIKLPEGGWELLMDDETRNMLPVNYAARAPLYDVTPPEYIDAIATEYGIFSPQAIPILLKEIYGSYPPSISPLPKLVKQLEEVYHI, from the coding sequence GTGAGCTTCTTGGAGAGGGAACTTATCAAGCATGGATTTAAACAACGTTACACAGGATCCGAGATAGTTTTCGCAACGCTTGACGCGTTGAAAGAGTATTCGGTTTCTAGCGACGAGAAATCTTTTGCGAAACATCTTTTAAACACTTACGAGAAAATTATTGCGGAAAGGCCTGCCTCTGCGGGAGTACTCAACATTCTTAGAGTAGTAATCGAGTCCTTCTTAAAAACCGGGTTACAAACCATTCCGAATCTAATAACGGATTTGAAATCCGGTTATGAGAAAGCTCTGTGGGCTGCTGCCGAGGTCGCTTGCAAAAGAGTTTCCAAAGGAGACGTATTGATGACCAGTAGCAATAGTCTAGCTGTTAGAAGATTCTTCGCCAAGCTTAGAGAGGAAAATATCGAGGTAGAAGTATACGTTCCTGAGTCGAGGCCGGGTCTTGAAGGTTTATTGCTGGCGGAATATTTAGAAGAGTTAGGCTTCAATGTGAACCTTATTGTTGATTCCGCAATGAGATATTTCATGAAGAACGTGGATAAGGTTTTCCTGGGAGCTGAGGCCGTTGCTGCTAATGGAGCTGTGGTAAGTAAGGCCGGGTCTAGCCTGATGGCTCTCGCCGCCAAGGAGGCTAGGGTGAGAGTCTACGTGATAGCTCCGCTCCTTAAATTCAGTTTTGAGTCAGTCTACGGGGAAATGATAAAACTCCCTGAGGGAGGATGGGAGCTCTTAATGGATGATGAAACAAGAAATATGTTACCGGTGAACTATGCTGCAAGAGCCCCATTATACGATGTGACCCCGCCCGAGTACATAGATGCTATCGCCACGGAATACGGGATTTTCTCTCCTCAAGCCATCCCCATTTTACTGAAGGAGATATACGGCTCATACCCGCCGAGCATCTCGCCCCTGCCAAAACTTGTTAAACAGCTCGAAGAGGTGTATCATATATGA
- a CDS encoding metal-dependent hydrolase: MTHLFMGAAIGFLYCQSPALCVYSVAPSIMGAYIPDFDLHYRHRKLLHNLFSALLLTLIAWTMLNRINLWMIPDQSVIWKSFMLGYLSHLFLDALTPKGVFLLYPVSNKSLSAGIFKSNSFLANALLVLASTVMILWRVYELIGEKFLSTVLGLLP, translated from the coding sequence GTGACGCATCTTTTCATGGGGGCTGCAATAGGTTTTCTCTACTGTCAATCACCTGCACTATGTGTATACTCCGTGGCGCCGAGCATCATGGGAGCCTATATCCCGGATTTTGATTTACACTATCGTCACCGTAAACTTTTACACAATCTTTTCTCAGCCCTTCTACTAACTCTTATAGCCTGGACAATGTTGAACCGGATTAACCTATGGATGATACCTGATCAAAGCGTTATATGGAAATCCTTCATGCTTGGATACCTGTCCCACTTGTTTCTCGATGCTTTAACCCCCAAGGGGGTTTTCTTATTATACCCGGTCAGCAACAAGTCCTTATCAGCTGGAATTTTCAAGAGCAATAGCTTTTTAGCTAACGCTCTACTTGTCCTCGCTTCAACGGTAATGATTTTATGGAGAGTATATGAATTAATAGGTGAAAAATTCCTCTCAACAGTACTAGGGCTTCTGCCTTGA
- the rpiA gene encoding ribose 5-phosphate isomerase A: MDDLSYQAKINAAVKACELIQLSFNDVRIVGLGTGSTVKHFINACENFLENKILVPSSFDTALHLKNLGFSKILDPVTASAVDVYIDGADEVSVKLDMVKGRGGAFLREKSIALRAKTRIYVIDQSKFTGKPYLYLKPVPIEIVPVALPVVLDYIKSLENVEAVLRMDSSKDGPVVTDNGNFIVDLKFTSPIQEPAVMHERIKRIHGVVETGIFPSFLVDYVVVGYPDKSILLQRSV; encoded by the coding sequence TTGGATGATCTAAGTTATCAGGCAAAAATTAATGCCGCGGTTAAAGCCTGCGAACTTATACAACTTAGCTTCAACGACGTTAGAATTGTTGGCCTAGGCACCGGGTCAACCGTTAAACACTTTATTAACGCCTGCGAAAACTTCCTTGAAAACAAGATCCTGGTACCCTCATCCTTCGACACGGCCCTCCACTTGAAAAACCTGGGGTTTAGTAAAATACTTGACCCTGTCACAGCCAGCGCCGTGGATGTGTACATTGATGGGGCTGACGAGGTTAGTGTGAAACTCGATATGGTTAAAGGGAGAGGCGGCGCCTTTCTAAGAGAGAAATCGATTGCCTTAAGAGCTAAGACAAGGATTTACGTTATTGATCAATCCAAGTTTACAGGGAAACCGTATCTCTACCTAAAACCAGTACCCATCGAAATAGTCCCTGTGGCTTTGCCAGTGGTCCTCGACTATATCAAATCCTTGGAGAACGTTGAAGCTGTTTTAAGAATGGATTCATCCAAAGACGGGCCTGTGGTAACTGATAATGGAAACTTTATTGTTGACTTAAAATTTACTTCTCCTATTCAAGAACCAGCTGTTATGCATGAAAGAATTAAGAGAATTCACGGGGTAGTGGAAACAGGGATATTTCCATCATTCCTTGTTGACTATGTAGTAGTAGGTTATCCTGATAAATCAATTCTACTTCAAAGGAGTGTTTAG
- a CDS encoding macro domain-containing protein: MKCYRKDRLILCLTIGDITGFTGDAIVNPANTLGLMGGGVALAIKRKGGDEIEKEAVAQAPIGIGEAVVTNAHRLKCRKIIHAPTVIQPGGRSSVEYVLKAVEASLKKAIQLGLRTIAFPLMGAGTGGLSVEESLSAMLGAMKSYSSQDLELTIYFRNPEDFEKGVSIVSRNGFVTVSEE; this comes from the coding sequence ATGAAGTGTTATAGGAAGGATCGTTTGATATTGTGTTTAACCATTGGCGATATAACAGGTTTCACAGGAGACGCTATCGTGAACCCGGCAAATACGCTTGGTTTAATGGGGGGTGGAGTGGCACTCGCCATCAAAAGAAAGGGCGGGGATGAAATCGAGAAAGAAGCGGTTGCACAAGCACCAATAGGGATTGGCGAGGCAGTTGTGACGAATGCTCACAGGCTGAAATGCAGGAAAATAATTCATGCTCCCACGGTGATTCAACCGGGAGGAAGGTCTAGCGTAGAATACGTGTTAAAGGCCGTGGAGGCATCCTTGAAGAAGGCTATCCAACTCGGTTTAAGAACTATTGCTTTCCCCTTAATGGGAGCGGGCACAGGGGGATTATCGGTCGAGGAATCCCTAAGCGCGATGCTTGGAGCGATGAAGTCCTATTCTAGTCAAGACCTGGAATTAACCATTTACTTTAGAAACCCGGAGGATTTTGAGAAAGGAGTAAGCATTGTGAGTAGGAATGGATTTGTAACAGTTAGCGAGGAGTAA
- a CDS encoding transglutaminase-like domain-containing protein — protein MEVSKILVAVLLACSLFLGLSYYSIQRAYEDLEEKYENLLNGYRELEVKNSELVSNLSLLQMENEWLKSNLTSMELYYTAIITMYQSWLEGNSSEISVLIEKITYLRTKLSEYANVIGIPNGLEYLEDLTQQERNLFLQKAVNSLPLNLNFSQYVEKYGIPLGIHVYVSLTTYYQPDPVSAKEYWKLPNETLQDLGGDCEDLSLLTYSILVRSGYNNTYLVEWLSDDVGHVAVLTRIMGRWYLIDVAGNWFNGLKLYVYTKILKEGTTYDLKLPPLSLHPDVKDWLVRNNYATIDVSLPPGQRELDGVDLKTLLQEWVAYWVRLGESPVEYRLVGLNVYLKTGSITQLANYLENLGK, from the coding sequence GTGGAGGTTTCGAAAATACTAGTGGCCGTACTTCTAGCTTGCTCTCTCTTCTTAGGGTTAAGCTACTACTCAATCCAACGCGCGTACGAGGATCTTGAAGAAAAATATGAGAATTTACTTAACGGATATCGTGAATTAGAGGTAAAGAACTCTGAACTGGTGAGCAATCTGAGCCTTCTTCAAATGGAGAATGAGTGGTTAAAGAGTAATTTAACCAGCATGGAATTGTATTATACCGCTATCATCACCATGTATCAATCATGGCTTGAAGGGAACTCTAGCGAGATCTCTGTTCTCATAGAAAAAATCACGTATTTGAGAACCAAGCTATCAGAGTATGCTAATGTTATAGGTATCCCTAACGGCCTCGAGTACTTGGAGGATTTGACTCAGCAGGAGAGAAATCTCTTCCTCCAGAAAGCGGTAAACAGCTTACCCCTTAATCTTAACTTCTCACAATACGTTGAAAAGTATGGGATACCTCTAGGTATACATGTGTACGTGTCTCTTACGACTTACTATCAGCCGGATCCGGTGTCGGCTAAGGAGTATTGGAAACTCCCAAACGAGACCTTGCAGGATCTGGGCGGTGACTGCGAAGACCTATCACTACTTACATACTCTATCCTCGTTAGAAGCGGTTACAATAACACATACCTTGTCGAGTGGCTTAGCGATGATGTAGGGCATGTGGCAGTGCTTACACGTATTATGGGAAGATGGTATTTGATCGATGTGGCAGGCAACTGGTTTAATGGATTAAAACTGTATGTTTACACGAAGATTCTAAAAGAGGGCACTACCTATGATTTGAAGCTCCCGCCCTTATCCCTACACCCAGATGTGAAAGACTGGTTGGTAAGGAACAATTATGCAACCATAGATGTTTCCTTACCCCCAGGACAGCGTGAGCTAGATGGAGTTGATTTAAAAACGCTTCTCCAAGAATGGGTTGCTTACTGGGTTAGGCTGGGAGAGAGCCCTGTTGAGTACAGGCTGGTCGGTTTAAACGTTTACTTGAAAACCGGATCGATTACACAATTAGCGAATTACTTAGAGAACCTGGGTAAGTAG
- a CDS encoding M55 family metallopeptidase — MTLMKAFISLDVEGLPGVSSLTMLNPWSSQFERTVRVATKIVNTLIEELSNNGFSEIIVADSHGLMTNLDYSEIKGNAKIIQGYPRPLSMVTTLDSTFNASIFIGYHSAAGTVHGILDHTMSGRTFSEIRVNGVRASEFLLNGLYSSENNVPVALVAGDEYLEAEVNSFSPGTVFVPLKKGVSRYSAINPSIEIIIDQLRHRVREAVKRLSEGKIGLISLGKPYVVETVFRDSLIADVVESYDKFQRLNAYTVRFVAENARELIGLIELLAMVGYGVDALKNSIK; from the coding sequence ATGACCCTGATGAAAGCCTTCATATCCCTCGATGTTGAGGGCCTTCCAGGAGTATCGTCTCTTACTATGCTAAATCCATGGAGTTCCCAGTTCGAGAGAACCGTTAGAGTGGCTACTAAAATTGTTAACACTCTTATTGAAGAACTCTCTAATAATGGGTTTTCAGAAATAATTGTTGCTGACAGCCACGGATTAATGACCAACCTGGATTACTCTGAAATTAAAGGAAATGCTAAAATCATACAAGGATATCCTAGACCGTTGAGCATGGTTACAACTCTTGACTCAACCTTTAACGCATCAATCTTCATAGGCTACCACTCCGCCGCGGGAACGGTACACGGCATACTAGATCACACCATGAGCGGTAGAACGTTTTCCGAGATAAGAGTAAACGGGGTTCGGGCAAGCGAATTCCTTTTGAACGGGCTCTACTCATCTGAGAACAATGTCCCGGTAGCCCTTGTTGCAGGGGACGAGTATTTAGAAGCTGAAGTAAACTCATTCTCTCCGGGCACGGTTTTCGTGCCTTTGAAGAAAGGGGTTTCACGATACTCTGCAATAAACCCATCTATCGAAATCATTATTGATCAACTGAGGCACAGGGTTCGCGAGGCTGTTAAGAGGCTTAGCGAGGGGAAGATAGGGTTGATAAGCTTGGGAAAACCATACGTGGTTGAAACAGTTTTCCGCGACTCCTTAATAGCTGATGTTGTCGAATCATATGATAAGTTCCAGCGATTGAATGCTTACACTGTAAGGTTCGTTGCTGAAAACGCTCGGGAACTTATAGGATTGATTGAGCTATTAGCAATGGTTGGCTATGGGGTTGACGCTTTAAAAAACAGTATTAAATAG
- a CDS encoding HD domain-containing protein has translation MKGGFLKISGIINIRHVPRTGWVLRGVPPAVAETISDHIFLVTLVSLKISEDLMESGFKVDVAKTLVMSLVHDLPEAVTGDIVRYVKEKEPSYFKMVEEKSLESLGMEKYIDLYREFEERKSLESIIVKLSDYLATIIEGRRLIALGYSDVREIVENMENLVKNILESLNNLELKNVVEKTVMNMLKN, from the coding sequence ATGAAAGGTGGTTTTTTGAAAATATCTGGAATAATAAATATTAGACACGTACCTAGAACCGGGTGGGTGCTGAGAGGGGTTCCACCAGCAGTAGCCGAGACTATCTCGGATCACATTTTCCTAGTAACATTGGTGTCTTTGAAGATTTCGGAAGACTTAATGGAGAGCGGGTTTAAAGTAGATGTTGCTAAAACCCTCGTGATGAGCCTAGTTCACGATCTTCCTGAAGCTGTGACAGGCGACATCGTTAGATATGTTAAGGAGAAGGAGCCTTCTTACTTTAAAATGGTTGAGGAGAAAAGCCTAGAGAGTCTAGGGATGGAGAAATATATCGATTTGTATAGAGAATTCGAGGAAAGGAAAAGCTTAGAATCTATAATTGTTAAGTTATCAGACTATTTAGCTACAATCATAGAGGGGAGAAGGCTGATCGCGCTGGGATATAGCGATGTCCGTGAGATTGTTGAGAACATGGAAAACCTGGTTAAAAACATTCTTGAATCCTTAAACAATTTAGAACTCAAAAACGTTGTTGAAAAAACGGTCATGAACATGCTGAAAAATTAG
- a CDS encoding pyridoxal phosphate-dependent aminotransferase gives MQVSSRVKNLEQNPQRILIAKADELARKGLKVYNYTAGQPGLPPDRRALDYFIEKLREDPFKHFRYIPTQGLPELRQAISQDLKKYGGIDVSPDEIMIASGGADGLVLSIYTTTDPGDEILLLEPCYSVYWDLAKFAGLKPVSCAQIHEKGFNPDPECIKKKISSKTKAILFASPDNPTSRIISEEVAKTIADIAVEKNIWVIYDVAYKHIVYEGQHVWLEKYMPLDNLIVVGSFSKDIAIPGGRLGYVYTSKTAIKELVKLKGALGIVAPVPSQWLAYYYLDKGFKEEYLRNVLPVYKKRRDTAYEALIKNLPEAKVEKPLASMYLFPDMTAYLEKLRLDDFSFTMKLAEEAAVITLPGSIFGPSGRNHLRITFVTMSEDDLVKGIELMADWISKAG, from the coding sequence ATGCAGGTATCCTCAAGAGTTAAAAACCTCGAGCAAAACCCTCAGAGAATTCTCATCGCGAAAGCTGACGAACTAGCCCGGAAGGGTTTGAAAGTATACAACTACACGGCTGGGCAACCAGGCCTCCCCCCGGATAGAAGAGCACTGGATTATTTTATCGAGAAATTAAGGGAAGACCCCTTCAAACATTTCAGGTATATTCCAACCCAAGGACTTCCTGAGTTGAGGCAGGCGATTTCTCAAGACTTGAAAAAGTACGGTGGTATTGACGTATCGCCGGATGAAATAATGATCGCTTCCGGTGGTGCGGACGGACTAGTATTATCAATTTACACCACCACTGACCCTGGCGACGAAATTTTGCTTTTAGAACCATGCTACAGTGTGTACTGGGATCTCGCGAAATTCGCAGGGTTAAAGCCTGTCTCCTGCGCACAGATCCATGAGAAAGGGTTTAATCCTGACCCTGAATGCATTAAGAAAAAGATATCGAGTAAAACAAAGGCCATCCTGTTTGCAAGCCCTGATAATCCAACCTCCCGTATAATAAGCGAGGAGGTTGCCAAGACCATAGCAGATATTGCTGTCGAGAAAAACATTTGGGTTATATATGACGTAGCATACAAGCATATTGTTTACGAGGGACAGCATGTTTGGCTTGAAAAATACATGCCGCTAGACAACCTGATAGTGGTGGGATCGTTCAGCAAGGACATCGCGATACCGGGGGGAAGATTAGGCTACGTATACACGTCGAAGACGGCGATAAAAGAGCTTGTAAAGCTTAAGGGAGCATTAGGAATAGTGGCTCCTGTTCCCAGCCAATGGCTTGCATACTACTATCTCGATAAAGGGTTTAAAGAGGAATACTTGAGAAATGTTCTACCAGTATACAAGAAGAGGCGTGACACCGCCTACGAAGCCTTGATAAAGAACCTGCCGGAGGCAAAGGTGGAGAAGCCCTTGGCAAGCATGTACTTATTCCCCGATATGACTGCCTATCTCGAAAAGCTGAGGCTTGACGATTTCAGCTTCACTATGAAACTAGCTGAGGAGGCAGCCGTTATCACCCTTCCCGGCTCGATATTCGGTCCTTCCGGCCGAAACCATTTAAGAATAACCTTCGTTACAATGAGCGAGGACGACTTGGTCAAAGGCATTGAGCTGATGGCGGATTGGATTAGCAAGGCTGGTTAA